The sequence TACAACAGCAGCGTAGTAGCAGTACTAAACAATGTCAGTTTCAGGGATGTTTGAAGGGTGCAAGAGGAGCATCTGGTCTCTGTATTGCTCATGGTGGTGGTCGCAGGTGTCAGCGTCCTGGATGCCATAAAGGAGCTGAGGGCCGAACTGCATTCTGCAAGGCTCATGGTGGTGGTCGGCGGTGTGAGTTTTTAGGATGCACAAAAAGTGCTGAAGGACGTACAGATTTCTGTATAGCCCATGGTGGTGGTCGGCGATGCTGTCATGAGGGTTGCAGCCGGGCTGCTAGAGGCAAGTCCGGATTATGCATTCGCCATGGTGGTGGCAAGAGATGCCAGAGGGAAAATTGCAAAAAGAGTGCAGAAGGCCTTTCCGGTCTATGCATCTCCCATGGAGGGGGTCGACGATGCCAGTATCCTGAATGCAACAAGGGAGCTCAAGGAAGTACTATGTTCTGCAAGGCTCACGGTGGTGGCAAACGATGCACATATCCAGAATGCAAGAAAGGTGCAGAAGGAAGCACCCCCTTCTGCAAAGGCCATGGTGGTGGAAAGCGATGTTCATTCCAAGGGGGTGGAGTTTGCACAAAGAGTGTGCACGGAGGGACCCTTTACTGTGTAGCACATGGGGGTGGTAAAAGGTGTGCCATCCCAGATTGCACAAAGAGCGCCAGGGGGCGTACTGAATTCTGTGTTCGTCATGGTGGTGGAAAGAGATGCAAATTTGAAGGCTGCGGTAAAAGTGCTCAGGGAAGCACTGATTTCTGCAAGGCCCATGGTGGAGGGAAGAGATGCTCCTGGGGTCACCCTGGTTATGAATTTGGGCAAGGTGATGTTCCTTGCAACACATTCGCTAGGGGTAAAACCGGACTCTGTGGGTCTCATGGTGCCTTGGTCCAGGATAAAAGGGTCCACGGCGGTGCAACCATAGGAATAGCTGTTCCGGATTCTGTAGCTAATCAATCGGTCTTTACAGTTGATGACATCGGGAAGATGGAGAATAGTGTGGTGACATCCACCAGCAGTTGGAGTTATCTCGGTGACCAGCAAGCCCACGAGCATGTCGGAAGCAGCTCTTCAACGCGTAAGCTCCCAGAAGGAAGGGTGCATGGAGGGAATCTGATGGCAATGTTTGCTGGCGGTCCCAGTTTCAACTTCCCTAGAGGCAAACACGCGGTTGATCAACCATCCGAGCCAGAGAATTCTTTCATGACGCATCAGACGTGGATGTAAGGCCGCCCGGCCGGACCTTCTATCTTGTATCTCCAAAGTAGTCTCACCAGATATGTATTATTTATTGCTCCATGAGAAACTACAGTCTTTGTTTGTTTTGACATAGTTGCAAGGTAGGTGCATGTGTGGCAATAAGGGGAACTCAAACTGCTTCAGTCTTGTTTAgctctcttctttttctttttttttatgtaaatacctATCTGTGTTTGTTTCTCTCATTTCGTGGCCCCTATCAATGTTGTAGGGTCAAGCATGGATTCCCTTGTAGCAATAAAGTTATGGTTTGATGCTTATTGTTGTAGATTCTTGATTCTTGTTGTTAAGactgcgtttattttgatggataaatttatccctGGAAATAgatggataataaaaatttatgcctttaaatgtctcatttttttcaacatttaacataaaagcatttttccttcctttttttcattttaaggttggataatattatctgaaaatggagggataatattattcatccttaaagtgaaaataaggaaggaaaaatggtgaacttctcttttgtgtaaaatgtgggaaaagaaaggagacatttaaagacataaatttttgttatccataatttttcatgaataaatttatctatcaaagtaaacgcagtcTAAGTAGTAGTTTGTTTAAGAACTTAAGCTTCAAATATAGTTTAGCTCTGGATATGTACGTACGTGCAATGTCATTCTGATTATAACTGACTTCTTTTTTAATTCCATCTCAAATAATACTTTTGGGATTTTAGTATTTGTGTAATAACAAATATGTGTGATGAGATTATTGAGAAATCTAGTTGTAGATTCGAGTTCTCTAAAAAGCTCATAGTTGTATTTGAGTAATAACAAGTATGTATGATGAGATTATTGGGAAACCTAGCCGTAGATTTGAGTTCTCTAAAAAGCTCATAATTGTAAACGGGATAAAATTCgcataaatacacaaatttttaataaattttgatttttagcaTATGAACTAAAATGttgttttcaaatatataaattttcaattacttTAATTTTTCACATCATTGTCAATTTTCGTGGAATCAATGTTATCATGACTATGATAGAGTTAGATGGTTGAAAAGATAAAGAACCGGAATTACTGAAAGAGAACACCCAAACAAGAGTCACAAGTGAGATATTTTGCTACAACCTACGCCGCAAGGTTCATACAGAAAAGCATACTCTAATCTAGTGTAAATACTTATTTATGACATACTCCTTTCCAAGCCCGTGCAAAATACATAAGTTCGCAATTAACGAAATAAGATAACACGAATCATAAACTAATTCTTCTCAGCCCAAAACTTGC comes from Salvia miltiorrhiza cultivar Shanhuang (shh) chromosome 3, IMPLAD_Smil_shh, whole genome shotgun sequence and encodes:
- the LOC131018010 gene encoding uncharacterized protein LOC131018010 — its product is MDARFHNLGSAANPQSDAFKNLCNPIQIRGTGAKVVYCADTTLRLDSPGHATPFASASKGVKRKWSIDDDPANQQGESLLCLHLGHSSSSSDSKGSTATACTSMSSAKGTEEESSMDLELDFTLNLGGDKSSGVEKSASSCLESLNKWPKVNLQLSLSSRPAVSDITTIHPSSSVLENATKMVTDNGGLNTDEGSTGSPFFPLQSPLNEEKICFLDQLGPMKTASPGLSSSVITTPKSSVTCSSGITQLQQQRSSSTKQCQFQGCLKGARGASGLCIAHGGGRRCQRPGCHKGAEGRTAFCKAHGGGRRCEFLGCTKSAEGRTDFCIAHGGGRRCCHEGCSRAARGKSGLCIRHGGGKRCQRENCKKSAEGLSGLCISHGGGRRCQYPECNKGAQGSTMFCKAHGGGKRCTYPECKKGAEGSTPFCKGHGGGKRCSFQGGGVCTKSVHGGTLYCVAHGGGKRCAIPDCTKSARGRTEFCVRHGGGKRCKFEGCGKSAQGSTDFCKAHGGGKRCSWGHPGYEFGQGDVPCNTFARGKTGLCGSHGALVQDKRVHGGATIGIAVPDSVANQSVFTVDDIGKMENSVVTSTSSWSYLGDQQAHEHVGSSSSTRKLPEGRVHGGNLMAMFAGGPSFNFPRGKHAVDQPSEPENSFMTHQTWM